From a single Lentisphaera profundi genomic region:
- a CDS encoding Na(+)-translocating NADH-quinone reductase subunit A: MSSYKLKKGYDLRIKGEAEATLETLPRPTQVALDGREFHGLRPKMMVKAGDKVKAGSPLFLQKGTENFYFTSPVSGTVKEVQRGARRVLQEVIVEADEKDEFEEFQTISSGDLLNTSREVILEQILKSGLFAQILARPFAIIADPAVEPRDIFVSAFLTAPLAPEINLILEGNEAAFQAGINALSKLTSGSVNLGIEGGRADLSEALKNPANAKVNQFNGAHPAGNVGIQIHHVAPINKDEVLWTLSSQAVISIGNLFLQGKVVSEKVIALTGESIDQRKHVKVITGAAIAEVAKGRVKADADLRYISGDVLSGRTVTGGFLGTTASQVTVIPEIEKMEFMGWALPGGEKESFSRTFPSFLSPNKKYSHNTGYHGGVRAFVQTGAYESVVPMDIYPVHLIKCIMAGDLEAMEGLGILEVAPEDFALCDFICVSKIEVQDLLRKGLDFFRKEGC, encoded by the coding sequence ATGAGCAGTTACAAACTCAAAAAAGGCTATGACCTGAGAATCAAAGGAGAAGCGGAAGCGACTCTCGAGACTCTACCTCGACCGACCCAAGTGGCGCTCGATGGTCGTGAATTTCACGGTCTACGCCCGAAGATGATGGTTAAAGCAGGAGACAAGGTCAAAGCCGGATCCCCGCTTTTTTTGCAGAAAGGGACTGAGAATTTTTATTTCACAAGCCCTGTCAGCGGAACAGTAAAAGAAGTTCAGCGTGGAGCACGTCGTGTCCTACAAGAAGTTATTGTAGAAGCAGACGAGAAAGATGAGTTTGAAGAATTTCAAACTATCAGTTCAGGTGACTTACTTAACACCAGCCGTGAAGTTATTCTCGAACAAATCCTCAAATCGGGTTTATTCGCACAGATTCTAGCTCGTCCATTTGCGATTATCGCAGATCCGGCAGTTGAACCACGCGATATTTTCGTATCAGCATTCTTAACTGCACCTCTAGCACCAGAGATCAACCTTATCTTGGAAGGCAACGAAGCTGCATTCCAAGCAGGTATCAACGCTCTTTCAAAATTGACTTCAGGTTCAGTGAACCTCGGTATTGAAGGCGGTCGTGCAGATCTCTCAGAAGCACTTAAGAATCCAGCTAATGCGAAAGTGAACCAATTTAATGGTGCTCACCCAGCGGGTAACGTCGGTATTCAGATTCACCACGTTGCACCAATCAATAAAGATGAAGTGCTTTGGACTTTGAGTTCTCAAGCCGTTATCAGCATTGGTAATCTTTTCCTTCAAGGTAAAGTCGTTTCAGAGAAAGTGATTGCCTTAACGGGTGAATCAATTGATCAGCGCAAGCACGTAAAAGTCATTACGGGCGCAGCCATTGCTGAAGTTGCCAAAGGTCGCGTTAAAGCTGATGCTGATTTACGTTATATCTCTGGTGATGTTCTTTCTGGACGCACTGTTACAGGTGGTTTTTTAGGTACTACGGCATCACAAGTTACTGTGATTCCTGAGATCGAAAAAATGGAATTTATGGGCTGGGCTCTCCCAGGTGGCGAGAAAGAATCTTTCTCTAGAACTTTCCCATCTTTTCTCTCACCGAATAAAAAATATTCTCATAACACAGGTTACCACGGTGGCGTTCGTGCCTTCGTGCAAACAGGTGCTTACGAATCTGTAGTTCCAATGGATATCTACCCAGTGCACTTAATTAAGTGTATTATGGCAGGTGACTTGGAAGCGATGGAAGGCTTAGGCATACTTGAAGTAGCTCCAGAAGACTTTGCTCTCTGTGACTTTATCTGTGTATCTAAAATCGAAGTGCAAGATTTACTCCGTAAGGGTCTTGATTTCTTCCGCAAAGAAGGGTGCTAA